The following are from one region of the Corylus avellana chromosome ca1, CavTom2PMs-1.0 genome:
- the LOC132166934 gene encoding protein kinase STUNTED-like has protein sequence MMVGILGIDIRMASLLRSKRVKKRTIIVGLKSNNCGREMLLQLLTLAVKPGDSVLAIHVQVSNDTFDPNTFHIHEDLCKSKQVDLQVKVCVGESYISELTRQVRVNYATILALGCNTSGPRQSVVNICLKRLPPTCFLLVLDSIGRILVEKQGTSQQGSSKVVLQTSLSLPLNHTCYDQSIPTRNLRKSLTTPSPSMSSSTPEINNNGPFNVKKTVQVPDIVTTQKPFQRSIKHFTSEELSCATSNFSPAMVIGEGGHSKVYRANLEDGRAAAVKVLKNTHSSADDLLREVGLLSGIKHEHIVQMIGYCNNKDMYAIVYDQLEGSLKQNLRQLSWSERMVVAIGLAKALQYLHHSCNPPVIHRDVKSSNILLSDNCQPQLTDFGSALVLHQSHQAKPFNVVGTFGYMAPEYMMFGTVDEKTDVYSFGVVLLELITGKEAIQTNLRENLQSLVLWARSLLSCGLCERLIDPTLLEDYKKEEMETMMFAARLCLLHSSPERPTMEMILRLFEEPEYRLKMHERDKSLDENSSRGERGSWRHDDSVTDESIDDCIQSLQAF, from the exons ATGATGGTTGGAATACTTGGAATTGACATCAGAATGGCATCACTCCTGAGGTCCAAGAGAGTGAAGAAGAGGACAATCATAGTAGGCTTAAAATCAAATAACTGCGGTAGAGAGATGCTGCTTCAGCTGCTTACTTTGGCTGTAAAGCCAGGGGATAGTGTGCTGGCTATTCATGTTCAAGTTTCAAACGACACTTTTGATCCAAACACTTTCCACATCCATGAAGATCTCTGCAAGTCTAAGCAG GTGGATTTGCAGGTTAAGGTTTGTGTTGGAGAGTCGTACATTTCTGAATTAACCCGTCAAGTACGAGTAAACTATGCAACCATCCTTGCACTTGGATGCAACACTTCAGG GCCAAGACAGTCAGTCGTTAATATTTGTCTGAAAAGGTTGCCTCCCACTTGCTTTCTTCTGGTTTTGGATAGTATAGGAAGAATCCTCGTGGAGAAGCAGGGAACTTCCCAACAAGGCTCTTCAAAGGTAGTCCTCCAAACTTCTCTGTCACTTCCATTGAACCACACATGCTATGATCAATCAATTCCCACCCGGAATTTGCGAAAATCATTGACCACACCATCCCCCTCAATGTCGTCATCAACACCGGAAATTAATAATAACGGACCGTTCAATGTCAAGAAGACTGTGCAGGTTCCTGACATTGTCACAACACAAAAACCATTTCAGAGATCCATTAAGCATTTCACATCAGAAGAGCTTAGTTGTGCAACTTCCAATTTTAGCCCTGCAATGGTAATAGGAGAAGGTGGCCACAGTAAGGTGTACAGAGCAAACCTTGAGGATGGTCGTGCTGCAGCCGTGAAAGTCCTTAAAAACACCCATTCTTCAGCAGATGATCTTCTCCGAGAAGTAGGCCTGTTGTCTGGAATAAAACATGAGCACATAGTTCAGATGATTGGTTACTGTAATAACAAGGACATGTATGCAATTGTGTATGATCAACTAGAGGGAAGCCTAAAGCAAAATTTGAGACAACTCTCCTGGAGTGAGAGGATGGTGGTCGCGATTGGTCTGGCGAAGGCATTGCAGTACCTTCATCATTCTTGCAACCCCCCTGTCATTCATAGAGATGTGAAATCATCTAACATTCTCCTCTCTGACAATTGTCAACCACAA CTGACAGATTTTGGATCAGCATTGGTGCTTCATcaatctcatcaagcaaagCCCTTTAATGTTGTTGGGACCTTCGGATACATGGCCCCTGAGTACATGATGTTTGGGACAGTTGATGAGAAGACAGACGTGTACTCCTTTGGGGTTGTGCTTCTGGAACTCATCACTGGCAAAGAGGCAATTCAAACCAACCTGAGGGAAAATCTTCAAAGCTTAGTGCTTTGG GCAAGGTCTTTACTCAGCTGCGGCTTATGTGAACGTTTAATAGACCCTACCCTTCTTGAAGACTACAAGAAGGAAGAGATGGAAACAATGATGTTTGCAGCACGCCTCTGCCTCTTGCATTCATCTCCTGAAAGGCCAACAATGGAAATG ATACTGAGGTTATTTGAGGAGCCAGAATACAGGCTAAAGATGCACGAGAGAGATAAGTCCCTGGATGAGAATAGTTCTAGAGGTGAAAGAGGCTCATGGAGACATGATGACTCAGTCACTGATGAATCTATAGATGATTGTATTCAGTCTCTTCAAGCTTTTTAG
- the LOC132188402 gene encoding uncharacterized protein LOC132188402: MPKKLGVNSKAEEARARRSATEAERKEREARQKEEQYWREAEGAKSRAAKKREEEAEKRAETAARRAEVRRQAELEEKELEKAARKPDKKAIRVSIPVPKVTEAELRRRREEEQAELQKKAEEAKKRHSRTAAEEEYERMVLVQNTNRDDSILEARTVEEAIAQMTVADSLPVDRHPERRLKASFKAFEEAELPKLKEEKPGLTHTQYKDMIWKLWKKSQDNPLNQIAE; this comes from the exons ATGCCGAAGAAGTTGGGCGTGAACAGCAAGGCCGAGGAGGCTAGGGCTCGGAGGAGCGCGACCGAAGCCGAGCGCAAGGAGCGCGAGGCACGCCAGAAGGAGGAGCAGTACTGGCGCGAAGCCGAGGGGGCGAAGTCTCGCGCCGCCAAGAAGCGTGAGGAGGAGGCGGAGAAGCGCGCCGAGACCGCGGCGCGCCGGGCGGAGGTGCGGCGACAGGCGGAGCTGGAGGAGAAGGAGCTCGAGAAGGCGGCGAGGAAGCCAGACAAGAAGGCGATCCGGGTCTCAATCCCGGTCCCGAAGGTGACCGAGGCCGAGCTGAGGCGCCGGCGCGAGGAGGAGCAAGCCGAACTGCAGAAGAAGGCCGAGGAGGCGAAGAAACGGCATAGCAGGACCGCGGCGGAGGAGGAGTACGAAAGGATGGTGCTGGTGCAGAACACGAACCGCGACGATTCAATCCTCGAGGCGAGGACCGTGGAGGAGGCGATCGCGCAGATGACTGTCGCCGATAGCTTGCCGGTGGATCGCCACCCTGAGAGGCGGCTCAAGGCCTCCTTTAAG GCTTTTGAGGAAGCTGAGCTTCCCAAGCTGAAGGAAGAGAAACCAGGTCTTACTCACACTCAATACAAGGACATGATATGGAAGCTATGGAAGAAATCTCAGGACAATCCTCTTAACCAG ATTGCTGAATGA